A genomic region of Trichothermofontia sichuanensis B231 contains the following coding sequences:
- a CDS encoding RluA family pseudouridine synthase — translation MSVANASRQPSPLDVPGACMTLQVGIDQAGQRLDRWLTAQLTAQFPELSRSRIQKLIEQGQVQRNGCICTRKQEPVQVGDRLVVTLPPVVPTELQPEAMPLDILYEDDYLLVINKPAGLVVHPAPGHATGTLVHGLLAHCDRLPEIAGAQRPGIVHRLDKDTSGAIVIAKTDLAHHHLQQQLQAKTAYRLYVAVVHGAPSQTAGTIDLPIGRHPVDRKRMAVLPGDPRARAAVTHWQVLERLGNYTLMQFRLETGRTHQIRVHSRAIGYPIVGDPVYSSGHAPRSLGVNLPGQALHAWKLCFQHPVTGKLIAVTAPWPPVLKTLLTVLRQRCS, via the coding sequence GTGTCTGTCGCCAACGCTTCCCGCCAGCCCTCCCCACTAGATGTGCCTGGGGCGTGTATGACCCTCCAGGTCGGGATTGATCAGGCGGGGCAGCGCCTCGATCGCTGGTTAACGGCGCAGTTAACCGCCCAGTTCCCCGAACTTTCCCGATCGCGTATCCAGAAATTGATTGAGCAGGGACAGGTTCAGCGCAATGGCTGTATCTGTACCCGCAAGCAGGAACCCGTTCAGGTGGGTGATCGTCTCGTCGTCACCCTGCCGCCTGTCGTCCCTACAGAACTGCAACCGGAGGCCATGCCCCTGGATATTCTCTACGAAGATGACTACTTACTGGTCATCAATAAACCGGCGGGTTTGGTGGTACATCCGGCACCCGGCCATGCCACCGGGACCCTGGTACACGGGTTACTGGCCCACTGCGATCGGCTTCCGGAAATTGCCGGTGCGCAACGTCCCGGCATTGTCCACCGCCTGGATAAAGATACTAGCGGTGCCATCGTCATTGCCAAAACCGATCTGGCCCACCACCACCTGCAACAGCAGCTACAGGCCAAGACGGCCTATCGGCTCTATGTCGCGGTGGTCCACGGTGCTCCCAGCCAAACCGCAGGCACAATCGATCTGCCGATCGGACGCCATCCCGTCGATCGCAAGCGCATGGCCGTCCTCCCCGGCGACCCCCGGGCACGGGCAGCGGTGACCCACTGGCAAGTTCTGGAGCGGCTGGGGAACTACACCCTGATGCAATTTCGGTTAGAAACCGGTCGTACCCACCAGATCCGGGTTCACAGTCGTGCGATCGGCTATCCCATCGTCGGTGATCCCGTCTATAGCTCAGGCCACGCCCCGCGATCGCTGGGGGTAAACCTACCAGGACAGGCCCTCCATGCCTGGAAACTCTGTTTTCAGCATCCGGTCACTGGCAAACTGATTGCGGTGACGGCTCCCTGGCCCCCTGTCCTTAAAACCTTGCTCACCGTCTTGCGCCAGCGGTGTTCCTAA